The Rhinoderma darwinii isolate aRhiDar2 chromosome 11, aRhiDar2.hap1, whole genome shotgun sequence genome window below encodes:
- the LOC142663460 gene encoding histone H1A-like isoform X2, with amino-acid sequence MAETAPAAAVPPAEPAAKSKKQPKKPAAGGAKKTKKPSGPSVSELIVKAVSASKERSGVSLAALKKALAAGGYDVDRNNSRLKMALKTLVTKETLLQVKGSGASGSFKLNKKQQETKDKAVKKKPAAAAKSPKKTPAKSLTKAKRPAAAKKVAKSPKKPKPAPKKITKSPAKKAAKPKAAKTAKSPAKKAAKSPAKKAPKAAKSPAKKASKSRKTVAKK; translated from the exons ATGGCAGAGACCGCACCAGCCGCCGCTGTCCCTCCCGCCGAGCCGGCCGCCAAATCCAAGAAGCAGCcgaaaaaacctgcagcagggGGCGCCAAGAAAACCAAAAAACCCTCCGGTCCCAGCGTGTCCGAGCTCATCGTGAAAGCCGTGTCCGCCTCCAAAGAGCGCAGTGGGGTGTCTCTGGCCGCCCTGAAGAAGGCTCTGGCTGCTGGAGGATACGATGTAGACAGGAACAACAGCCGCCTGAAGATGGCGCTCAAGACTCTGGTGACCAAGGAAACCCTGCTCCAGGTGAAAGGCAGCGGCGCCTCCGGCTCCTTCAAGCTGAACAAGAAGCAGCAGGAGACTAAGGACAAGGCGGTCAAGAAGAAGCCGGCGGCTGCTGCCAAATCCCCGAAGAAGACTCCGGCCAAGAGCCTGACAAAGGCCAAGAGGCCTGCCGCTGCCAAGAAGGTGGCGAAGAGCCCCAAGAAGCCAAAACCTGCCCCCAAGAAAATAACAAAGAGCCCAGCAAAGAAGGCGGCCAAGcccaaagctgccaaga ctgccaagagtccggcaaagaaagctgccaagagtccggcaaAGAAAGCGcccaaagctgccaagagtccggctaagaaagcgTCTAAATCCAGGAAGACCGTGGCGAAGAAATAA
- the LOC142663460 gene encoding histone H1.11R-like isoform X1 produces MAETAPAAAVPPAEPAAKSKKQPKKPAAGGAKKTKKPSGPSVSELIVKAVSASKERSGVSLAALKKALAAGGYDVDRNNSRLKMALKTLVTKETLLQVKGSGASGSFKLNKKQQETKDKAVKKKPAAAAKSPKKTPAKSLTKAKRPAAAKKVAKSPKKPKPAPKKITKSPAKKAAKPKAAKSPAKKMPKAAKSPAKKAAKSPAKKAAKSPAKKAPKAAKSPAKKASKSRKTVAKK; encoded by the coding sequence ATGGCAGAGACCGCACCAGCCGCCGCTGTCCCTCCCGCCGAGCCGGCCGCCAAATCCAAGAAGCAGCcgaaaaaacctgcagcagggGGCGCCAAGAAAACCAAAAAACCCTCCGGTCCCAGCGTGTCCGAGCTCATCGTGAAAGCCGTGTCCGCCTCCAAAGAGCGCAGTGGGGTGTCTCTGGCCGCCCTGAAGAAGGCTCTGGCTGCTGGAGGATACGATGTAGACAGGAACAACAGCCGCCTGAAGATGGCGCTCAAGACTCTGGTGACCAAGGAAACCCTGCTCCAGGTGAAAGGCAGCGGCGCCTCCGGCTCCTTCAAGCTGAACAAGAAGCAGCAGGAGACTAAGGACAAGGCGGTCAAGAAGAAGCCGGCGGCTGCTGCCAAATCCCCGAAGAAGACTCCGGCCAAGAGCCTGACAAAGGCCAAGAGGCCTGCCGCTGCCAAGAAGGTGGCGAAGAGCCCCAAGAAGCCAAAACCTGCCCCCAAGAAAATAACAAAGAGCCCAGCAAAGAAGGCGGCCAAGcccaaagctgccaagagtccggctaagaaaatgcccaaagctgccaagagtccggcaaagaaagctgccaagagtccggcaaagaaagctgccaagagtccggcaaAGAAAGCGcccaaagctgccaagagtccggctaagaaagcgTCTAAATCCAGGAAGACCGTGGCGAAGAAATAA